A single genomic interval of Pyrobaculum arsenaticum DSM 13514 harbors:
- a CDS encoding peptidase A24, protein MLDALAVIALGIALTIASWQDLKTREIHYVVLAAGALPALYLVIQNLNSPFYLFSFGLGLALAIVMRILGSGYADSIAITLIGSAPPLLPFLPTPFVAVIAGSFLLPLQIAYLYLLNSKRPCKMSPLEKLTHICISKEEFLKNPLKYIIGNVKDVEKYDPSNVEITEEWIVAKYGLPYLVYLTMGYWVYVALSLLH, encoded by the coding sequence ATGCTTGACGCCTTAGCAGTTATAGCGTTAGGCATTGCACTCACTATAGCCTCTTGGCAAGATCTGAAAACCCGCGAAATTCACTACGTCGTGCTGGCCGCAGGCGCGTTGCCGGCCCTTTACCTAGTCATTCAAAACCTCAACTCGCCCTTTTACCTGTTTTCGTTTGGGTTAGGCCTAGCCTTGGCGATAGTTATGAGAATACTGGGCTCCGGCTACGCCGACTCAATTGCAATTACCCTTATCGGATCGGCTCCTCCCCTTTTACCCTTCCTCCCCACACCTTTCGTGGCCGTAATAGCTGGGTCGTTTCTGCTACCCCTACAAATTGCCTACCTCTACCTTCTCAACAGCAAAAGGCCTTGTAAAATGTCCCCGTTGGAAAAGTTGACACACATATGCATCTCTAAGGAGGAATTTCTAAAAAACCCACTGAAGTATATAATAGGCAACGTGAAAGATGTAGAGAAGTACGACCCCTCAAATGTAGAAATAACAGAGGAGTGGATAGTGGCTAAATATGGCCTGCCCTATCTCGTTTATTTAACAATGGGGTACTGGGTCTACGTGGCTCTGAGCCTCCTCCACTAG
- a CDS encoding bifunctional phosphoglucose/phosphomannose isomerase codes for MLEDYLRWERAILKHVDFPLSYVVEGREVRIEPAPRLYVSGMGGSGVVADLLRDLSLTWGWDVEVIPVKDYFLKARDGFLIAVSYSGNTIETLYTVEYAKKKGMPTVAITTGGKLAQIGVPTIIVPKASAPRAALPQLLTAALNVVAKVYGIDVKIPDSLDPPDDALIHSLVQNFEKRPSVVAPESMRGVAYRVKNEFNENSKIEPSVEIVPEAHHNWIEGSERPVVALTSPHIPKEHQERIKATLEIVGGVVYTVEMHPRGVLSFLREVGIASLKLAEKRGVDPLATPRIDALKRRLHA; via the coding sequence ATGTTAGAAGACTATCTTAGATGGGAGAGAGCAATTCTCAAACATGTCGACTTCCCCCTTAGCTACGTCGTAGAGGGCAGAGAAGTTAGAATAGAGCCCGCCCCCCGCCTCTACGTTAGCGGAATGGGGGGCTCCGGAGTTGTTGCTGACTTGCTACGCGACCTCTCCCTAACGTGGGGCTGGGATGTAGAGGTTATTCCAGTCAAGGACTACTTCCTAAAAGCCCGAGACGGCTTCCTCATAGCCGTGTCCTACTCTGGCAACACTATAGAGACCCTCTACACGGTGGAATACGCAAAGAAAAAGGGTATGCCCACAGTGGCCATTACCACTGGGGGAAAGCTCGCACAGATAGGGGTGCCGACTATTATAGTTCCTAAGGCCAGCGCTCCGCGCGCCGCCTTGCCCCAGCTCCTCACCGCTGCCCTTAACGTAGTCGCAAAGGTCTACGGCATAGACGTAAAGATACCCGACTCCCTCGACCCCCCAGACGACGCCCTCATACACAGCCTAGTTCAGAATTTCGAAAAAAGGCCCTCCGTCGTGGCCCCTGAGAGCATGAGAGGCGTGGCGTACAGAGTAAAAAACGAGTTTAACGAAAACAGCAAAATAGAGCCCTCGGTAGAGATCGTGCCAGAGGCCCACCACAACTGGATCGAAGGCTCAGAACGGCCGGTTGTGGCGTTGACAAGCCCCCACATACCAAAAGAACACCAAGAAAGAATAAAAGCAACACTGGAGATCGTTGGCGGCGTTGTATACACGGTGGAGATGCACCCAAGAGGGGTTCTCTCGTTTCTCCGCGAAGTCGGCATAGCGTCGCTAAAGCTCGCCGAGAAGAGGGGCGTAGACCCCCTTGCCACGCCGCGCATAGACGCCTTGAAGCGGCGCCTGCATGCTTGA
- a CDS encoding TFIIB-type zinc ribbon-containing protein produces the protein MKYTYYTKNQIKYLFVMICPYCKSTNITLADGEYVCRDCGTVLGPEMLPPRLRQVPVPVHKGKIVLTILEKEDKTTIKKRYSELVEHYVAKIAAALARKDLEMVALEIFRNLDKRVYQGKTPKAIAAALVYLAAERAGIHIYKQTIARILGISKFTIRDTVTRLRGHVASINTSS, from the coding sequence ATGAAATATACGTATTACACAAAAAATCAGATCAAGTACTTATTCGTCATGATATGTCCATACTGTAAATCAACTAACATTACACTTGCCGACGGCGAATACGTGTGTAGAGACTGCGGCACAGTGCTAGGACCAGAGATGCTTCCGCCCAGGTTAAGGCAGGTGCCTGTGCCTGTACACAAAGGCAAGATAGTGCTTACGATACTCGAAAAAGAAGACAAAACAACAATAAAGAAGAGGTACAGCGAGTTGGTAGAGCACTACGTCGCTAAAATCGCGGCCGCTCTAGCGAGAAAGGATCTGGAAATGGTCGCGCTAGAAATATTTAGAAATCTTGACAAACGCGTCTACCAGGGCAAAACCCCGAAAGCTATTGCCGCAGCCCTAGTGTACCTAGCGGCCGAGAGGGCAGGTATCCACATATATAAGCAGACGATAGCGAGAATTCTGGGAATTTCTAAGTTCACCATTAGGGACACAGTCACACGCCTAAGGGGGCATGTTGCGTCTATTAACACGTCTTCTTGA
- a CDS encoding type II/IV secretion system ATPase subunit encodes MLRLLTRLLECAECKRSCKEKGVCDFTEEETTLLISLLSRIYKKTIDETLDFRYDVLRKINQNTAVHATLATVGLEQLAEFLEDDDVEDVVLIPGRPIYITRRYGKEKIGKISEAKTLRALLKIAHLKGVELTTANPSFRYGLSFGGYRLRVSIDLPPIVPHPQAYVRVHRKKITAKDLVKSGFLTGEQLREIVAWLREGRHVVVSGPPGSGKTTLLAAIDDLIPPHLQRVYIDEADEFEDDPNKNQIKIRSVNKAKEVLASLNRNIDVIFIGELQYEDHFAAFRTASEMGLQTLATMHATNVEDAQKRLKRRGIELQNIGIVQLSKKYGAMVERKVAALYAK; translated from the coding sequence ATGTTGCGTCTATTAACACGTCTTCTTGAATGCGCCGAGTGCAAGAGGTCCTGTAAAGAAAAAGGCGTGTGCGACTTTACAGAAGAAGAAACCACGCTGTTAATTAGCCTCCTGTCAAGGATCTACAAGAAGACAATTGACGAGACCCTCGACTTCAGATACGACGTGCTGAGAAAAATAAACCAAAACACGGCCGTCCACGCCACCTTGGCAACTGTGGGGCTAGAACAGCTGGCTGAGTTCCTAGAGGACGACGACGTAGAAGACGTAGTTCTAATACCCGGTCGCCCGATATACATCACGAGGAGGTATGGCAAAGAAAAGATAGGGAAGATCAGCGAGGCGAAAACTCTGAGGGCCCTCTTGAAAATTGCGCATTTAAAGGGCGTTGAGTTAACCACGGCCAATCCCTCCTTTAGATATGGGCTCTCCTTCGGCGGATATAGACTCAGGGTATCGATAGACCTACCGCCCATCGTCCCGCACCCCCAAGCCTACGTGAGGGTGCATAGGAAAAAGATAACTGCCAAGGACTTGGTTAAGAGTGGGTTTCTCACCGGGGAGCAATTAAGGGAAATAGTTGCGTGGCTACGAGAAGGCAGGCACGTAGTGGTATCAGGCCCGCCCGGTAGTGGAAAGACCACGTTGCTAGCCGCAATAGACGACTTAATCCCTCCACATCTACAGCGGGTGTACATAGATGAAGCCGACGAGTTTGAAGACGACCCAAACAAAAACCAGATAAAAATCAGAAGCGTCAACAAGGCAAAAGAGGTATTAGCCTCCCTCAACCGCAACATAGACGTCATATTCATAGGAGAGTTGCAGTACGAAGACCACTTCGCCGCCTTCAGAACCGCGTCTGAGATGGGACTACAAACCCTCGCCACCATGCATGCAACTAACGTAGAAGACGCCCAGAAAAGGCTGAAAAGGCGGGGAATAGAGCTTCAAAACATTGGCATAGTACAGCTCAGCAAGAAGTACGGAGCCATGGTAGAGCGGAAAGTCGCGGCGCTGTATGCTAAGTAG